The Enterobacter kobei genome has a segment encoding these proteins:
- a CDS encoding glycoside hydrolase family 130 protein, translating into MNRHGKNPLITPSDVVPSLPGRKVECVFNAGVTEYHGEIILLLRVAESVINDDPQKIVVPLLVQQSGGWQAATKTFDRNDPRYDFSDPRTIVLKSDPAQVWLTSMSHLRLARSQDGVNFTIDQQPFITADSRYEEFGCEDARITLIDDVWYINYSAVSSLGISTALATTVDFISVDKKGLIFCPDNRDVCFFPEKVGGSFRALTRPAPCHFGHPEIWICESPDMLHWGNHRHLLGRSGDEWDALKSGGGAPLIKTARGWLEIYHGVDASQRYCLGALLLDLEDPLTLIAKSSVPLLEPSAPYEREGFFGNVVFTCGALVRNDTLHIWYGAADERIALATLPMDELWKHLGLE; encoded by the coding sequence ATGAACAGACACGGTAAGAATCCGTTGATCACCCCGAGCGACGTGGTGCCTTCTCTGCCAGGACGGAAAGTGGAGTGCGTCTTTAACGCCGGGGTAACGGAGTATCATGGGGAGATTATCCTGCTGCTTCGGGTTGCCGAGAGCGTGATAAATGATGACCCACAGAAGATCGTCGTTCCGCTTCTGGTGCAGCAGTCCGGCGGCTGGCAGGCGGCAACAAAAACGTTCGACCGCAACGACCCGCGCTATGATTTTAGCGACCCGCGTACCATTGTGCTGAAAAGCGACCCGGCTCAGGTCTGGCTGACGTCAATGTCCCACCTGCGCCTGGCGCGAAGCCAGGACGGTGTAAATTTCACCATCGATCAACAGCCGTTTATTACCGCCGACAGCCGCTATGAGGAATTTGGCTGTGAAGATGCGCGTATCACCCTGATTGACGATGTCTGGTACATCAATTACTCCGCCGTGTCATCGCTGGGTATCTCCACCGCGCTGGCGACCACCGTTGATTTTATCTCCGTCGACAAGAAAGGGCTGATTTTCTGCCCTGATAACCGCGACGTCTGTTTCTTCCCGGAGAAGGTTGGCGGATCCTTCCGGGCGCTTACCCGGCCCGCGCCCTGCCATTTCGGCCACCCGGAAATCTGGATCTGCGAATCGCCCGATATGCTGCACTGGGGAAACCACCGGCATCTGCTGGGACGCTCGGGAGACGAATGGGATGCGCTGAAGTCGGGTGGCGGCGCGCCGCTGATCAAGACCGCGCGCGGCTGGCTGGAGATTTATCACGGCGTTGACGCTAGCCAGCGTTATTGCCTGGGCGCTCTGCTTCTGGATCTTGAGGATCCGCTCACCCTCATCGCCAAATCTTCCGTACCGCTGCTGGAGCCGAGCGCGCCCTATGAGCGTGAAGGCTTTTTCGGTAACGTCGTCTTTACCTGCGGGGCGCTGGTGCGTAATGACACGTTGCATATCTGGTATGGTGCGGCGGATGAGCGTATCGCCCTGGCCACGCTGCCGATGGACGAGCTGTGGAAACATCTGGGCCTGGAGTAA
- a CDS encoding alpha-amylase family glycosyl hydrolase, whose protein sequence is MNKQPWWQACTCYQIYLPSFCDGNGDGLGDFPGLLSKVDYLSALGIGAIWITPFYPSPLVDNGYDISDYCAVDPRFGTLTDFRDVVHRCHEKGIRVIIDLVLNHVSSQHPWFQDAWNNPASRYRDYFLFSAHPNNWESFFSGSAWSPEPDTGEFYYHKFAPEQVDLNWANPAVEQEMLQVIDFWQAQGVDGFRFDVINFLSTRGIGPDNPEKAGVQQHEHDVNQPGLIGTLQRVCQHARQQGDVFLIGEIGSEERETLARYQAPSLMDVVFNFNIGSQKTFDAARLCDEINATLALQSGLPTLFFSSHDMPRMISRFGEGPHDAARALAVLALQLTVRGVPFIFQGDELGMPDYVPQTVGQIFDIQGKTFYDTAMRQGCSAADALAQAIEHSRDGSRAPFLWCDAPFAGFSTSTPWMPVSQDYPLLNAEHQISTPGSLWRQYQTFIALRAAIGALQHGECSLLKRHKACVWFTRTTAQEQVWVAVNFGQPVQNPLWAIEADVLYGQNAQQLDKNQILIKRSVYEQTR, encoded by the coding sequence GTGAACAAACAACCCTGGTGGCAGGCCTGTACCTGTTACCAAATTTATCTGCCGTCGTTTTGCGATGGTAACGGTGACGGGCTGGGTGATTTCCCAGGCCTGCTCTCAAAAGTGGATTACCTGAGCGCGTTAGGCATCGGTGCCATCTGGATCACGCCGTTTTACCCCTCTCCTCTGGTGGATAACGGGTATGACATTAGTGATTACTGCGCCGTCGACCCACGATTCGGCACGCTGACCGATTTTCGCGACGTCGTTCATCGCTGCCATGAAAAGGGGATCCGGGTCATTATCGATCTGGTGCTTAATCATGTCTCTTCGCAGCATCCGTGGTTTCAGGATGCCTGGAATAATCCCGCAAGCCGCTATCGGGACTATTTTCTTTTCAGCGCGCACCCTAACAACTGGGAGTCATTTTTTTCCGGCAGCGCCTGGAGCCCGGAGCCGGACACCGGCGAGTTTTACTACCATAAATTCGCGCCTGAGCAGGTCGATCTTAACTGGGCGAACCCCGCGGTTGAGCAGGAAATGCTTCAGGTCATTGATTTCTGGCAGGCACAGGGCGTGGATGGCTTCCGCTTCGACGTGATTAATTTCCTCAGTACGCGCGGCATCGGGCCTGACAATCCGGAGAAAGCGGGAGTACAGCAGCATGAGCATGACGTGAATCAGCCGGGACTCATCGGCACGCTGCAGCGCGTATGCCAACATGCCAGGCAGCAAGGGGATGTTTTCCTGATCGGCGAAATCGGCAGCGAGGAGAGGGAGACCCTGGCCCGTTATCAGGCCCCGTCGCTGATGGACGTGGTCTTTAACTTCAATATTGGCAGCCAGAAAACCTTCGATGCGGCACGCCTGTGCGACGAGATTAACGCCACGCTGGCGCTGCAGTCTGGCCTGCCGACGCTATTCTTTTCCAGCCACGATATGCCGCGCATGATTAGCCGCTTTGGTGAAGGCCCGCATGACGCCGCCCGGGCGTTGGCCGTTCTGGCGCTACAGCTGACCGTGCGCGGCGTACCGTTTATTTTTCAGGGTGACGAGTTGGGGATGCCCGACTATGTGCCTCAGACGGTCGGGCAGATTTTTGATATTCAGGGAAAAACCTTCTACGACACGGCCATGCGGCAGGGGTGCAGTGCCGCCGACGCGCTGGCGCAGGCCATTGAACATTCACGGGATGGGTCCCGCGCCCCCTTCCTCTGGTGCGACGCACCGTTTGCGGGCTTTTCCACATCCACGCCGTGGATGCCCGTCAGCCAGGACTATCCCTTGCTCAATGCCGAACATCAGATATCGACGCCCGGCTCGTTGTGGCGTCAGTACCAGACCTTCATTGCGCTTCGGGCCGCCATCGGGGCGCTACAGCATGGGGAGTGCAGCCTACTGAAGCGCCATAAGGCGTGCGTCTGGTTTACCCGAACAACGGCGCAGGAACAGGTCTGGGTGGCCGTGAATTTTGGCCAGCCGGTACAAAACCCATTGTGGGCCATTGAAGCGGATGTCCTGTACGGCCAAAACGCGCAGCAGCTGGATAAAAATCAAATTCTGATAAAAAGGAGTGTATATGAACAGACACGGTAA
- a CDS encoding carbohydrate ABC transporter permease translates to MKKLTPLSLLIHALMFILALSWLYPFVWMVVSSLKPTAQIYTTDLFSGTLTLENYTFLFDNSNRADKPFLRTLLNSLFVSVTVTASVTVTSMLVGYALAKTEFWGKNAFRNLLIVQMVFPVFMFIIPQFVLMRELGLINRYSAMILPYAMSAWGIFMVSQSFKGTPNDYLYAARLDHASLWAILRHVMMPLNKSILAIVALFTFSSSWDNFLWPLIVMRDADKMPFSVLLATFSKSYGVYLGPVMAGAVVQMLPVIVLFILFRKYFLQGMSLSLK, encoded by the coding sequence ATGAAAAAACTCACGCCCCTGAGCCTGCTAATTCATGCGCTGATGTTTATTCTGGCGTTAAGCTGGCTCTATCCGTTTGTCTGGATGGTCGTGTCATCCCTGAAGCCTACGGCACAGATTTATACCACGGATCTCTTTTCGGGCACGCTGACGCTCGAAAATTACACTTTCCTTTTCGATAACAGCAACCGGGCCGATAAGCCGTTTCTGCGCACGCTGCTTAACTCGCTTTTCGTCTCTGTCACCGTGACCGCGAGCGTGACCGTCACCTCCATGCTGGTGGGCTATGCGCTGGCAAAAACGGAATTCTGGGGCAAAAACGCTTTCCGTAATCTCTTGATTGTGCAGATGGTTTTCCCGGTTTTCATGTTCATCATTCCACAGTTTGTGCTGATGCGTGAGCTCGGTCTGATCAACCGTTACAGCGCCATGATCCTGCCTTATGCAATGAGTGCCTGGGGGATCTTTATGGTGTCTCAGAGCTTCAAGGGTACGCCCAACGATTACCTGTACGCCGCGCGTCTGGATCATGCCAGCCTGTGGGCCATTCTGCGGCACGTCATGATGCCGCTGAACAAGTCCATTCTGGCGATCGTGGCGCTATTTACCTTCTCAAGCTCGTGGGACAACTTCCTCTGGCCGCTGATTGTCATGCGCGATGCCGACAAAATGCCGTTTTCGGTGCTGCTGGCCACCTTCAGTAAATCCTACGGCGTTTATCTGGGGCCAGTGATGGCGGGAGCCGTGGTGCAAATGCTGCCGGTCATCGTGTTGTTTATCCTGTTCCGGAAATATTTCCTGCAGGGCATGTCGTTATCACTGAAATAA